One region of Oryza sativa Japonica Group chromosome 5, ASM3414082v1 genomic DNA includes:
- the LOC4337768 gene encoding retrovirus-related Pol polyprotein from transposon TNT 1-94 has product MEALKTAIHILNRVPSKSVPKTPYELWTGRVPSLTHLRVWGSPAEAKVFNPNIGKLDPKTVSCHFIGYPERSKGYRFYCPNSYTKFVETRHAVFLEDEMIRGSSVVREIDLEERRVSVPAPSTQEPFFSLPADVVPAMPVIEVPAPVVTPPVATMNESEEPVIQDSTEMVVTPEEELQQPQIDNVPVQETHQEPQVQDVPNVQAPRRSERVRRSAIRDDYKVYNIEESHMEDDPTSYEEAMRSARSSEWLEAMKDEMKSMKLNNVWDLEEIPKGAKTVGCKWVYKTKYDSRGNIEKFKARLVAKGFTQREGIDYNETFSPVSCKDSFRIIMALVAHYDLELHQMDVKTAFLNGDLEEKVYMAQPKGFVMKGNENMGCRLKRSIYGLKQASRQWYLKFDGTIKKFGFQENVEDNCIYSKFKNGRFIFLILYVDDILLASSDVSLLQETKKFLSSNFDMKDLGEASYVLGIEIHRDRTKYALGLSQKTYIEKVLKKFNMYRCSATPAPIMKGEKYGASQCPRNQYELNEMKTKPYASAVGSLQYAQVCTRPDLAFVTGLLGRFQSNPGLEHWKLVKKVLRYLQGTKGLMLTYRRSESLQIVGYSDSDFAKDNTKSTSGYVFTLAGGAISWKSSKQTITAGSTMYAEFIACYEATGQVNWLKKFIPGLKVVDSIEKPLKLYCDNEPTVINQAGKAQLQQQHNSITVTISEPRKKEIRNAMARAKNSSSGNGEVDVQKVEKIAPVYNLVTKPSVYGANRRATTVKARPATTAVAAGFAGSSNSRQPAPAPASWPHGSVVTKEFISKYIEDKKRQFNQGDE; this is encoded by the exons ATGGAGGCGTTAAAAACCgccattcatattctcaacagagttccaagcaaatcggtacccaaaacaccgtatgagctatggaCAGGGAGAGTACCCTCGCTAACTCacctccgtgtgtgggggagtcctgcagaggccaaagtatttaacccaaataTTGGGAAGTTGGACCCCAAAACAGTCagctgccattttattggctatcctgaaagatcaaaaggctatcgtttctactgtccaaacagttatacaaagtttgtagaaacgagacacgccgtcttcttggaagacgaaatgattagggggagctcggtagttcgagaaattgatcttgaggagaggcgggtgtctgtacccgctccgtcgactcaggaacctttcttctctctacctgctgATGTTGTGCCTGCAATGCCTGTCATTGAGGTACCAGCACCTGTTGTTACCcctcctgtggcaacaatgaatgagagtgaggaacctgttatacaggattcaacagaaatGGTTGTCACACCAGAGGAGGAGCTACAACAGCCTCAAATAGATAATGTGCCAGTACAGGAGACTCATCAAGAGCCTCAGGTACAGGATGTGCCAAATGTGCAGGCCCCTAGAAGGTCTGAAAGAGTCAGAAGATCGGCTATCCGTGATGACTATAAAGTTTATAATATAGAAGAGtcgcatatggaggatgatcccacctcatatgaagaggccatgagaagcgctcgctcatctgaatggttggaagccatgaaagatgaaatgaaatcaatgaaactaaacaatgtttgggatttagaagaaattcctaaaggagccaaaacagtaggctgtaaatgggtctacaaaaccaaatatgactccagagggaatatagaaaagtttaaagcgcgacttgtggcaaaaggcttcacgcaacgagaagggattgattacaatgagacattttctccagtctcttgtaaagattccttcaggattataatggcactagtggcacattatgatttggaattacatcagatggatgtaaaaacggcatttctaaatggagatttggaggaaaaagtatacatggcgcaaccgaaaggttttgtcatgaaaggaaacgaaaatatgggatgtcgtctaaagagatccatttatggattaaagcaagcttcgagacagtggtacttgaagtttgatgggacaataaagaaatttgggtttcaagagaatgtcgaggacaactgtatttattcaaagtttaagaatgggagatttattttcctaattctgtatgtggatgacattctactggctagtagtgatgtcagtctactgcaggaaacaaagaaattcttgtcctcaaactttgacatgaaagacctcggtgaggcttcatatgttttgggcatagagattcaccgagatagaacaaagtatgcattgggactttctcaaaagacatatatagaaaaggtgttgaagaaattcaacatgtacagatgcagtgctacacctgctcctataatgaaaggcgaaaagtatggggcatcgcaatgtcccagaaatcagtatgagctcaatgaaatgaaaacaaagccatatgcgtcagctgtaggaagcctacagtacgcgcaagtgtgcacacgacctgacttggcatttgttaccgggttacttggcagatttcagagtaatccaggcctagagcactggaaattggtaaagaaagtcttgcgttatttgcaaggaacaaaaggcctcatgctgacttacagaagatcagaatcactccagatagtggggtactcagattctgactttgcaaaagataatacaaagtcaaCATCGGGATACGTGTTTACCCTGGCAggaggagctatttcatggaaaagctcaaaacagactatcactgcagggtctactatgtatgccgagtttatagcatgctatgaggcaacggggcaggtgaactggctaaagaagttcatacccggtttaaaggtggttgacagtattgagaaaccactaaagttatactgcgacAACGAACCCACAGTAAT CAATCAAGCAGGCAAAGCTCAGCTTCAGCAACAACACAATTCAATTACAGTCACAATTAGTGAgccaagaaagaaagaaattagaaaCGCCATGGCTCGTGCCAAGAACTCCTCTTCTGGCAATGGCGAGGTGGATGTCCAGAAGGTGGAGAAGATCGCCCCGGTCTACAACCTCGTCACCAAGCCCTCCGTCTACGGCGCCAACCGGAGGGCGACGACGGTgaaggcgaggccggcgaccactgccgtcgccgccggcttcgCCGGGAGCAGCAACAGTAggcagccggcgccggcgccggcgagctggcCGCATGGATCAGTGGTCACCAAGGAGTTCATCAGCAAGTACATCGAGGACAAGAAGAGGCAGTTTAATCAAGGAGACGAATGA
- the LOC136356612 gene encoding uncharacterized protein, giving the protein MFRTGAKNMSSDLPVEGVVRVRKVEKIQAYNLVTKPSATTSRISPITGQAESMAVTVVRVGAVAGKPDDIVPVARMNN; this is encoded by the coding sequence ATGTTCCGCACTGGAGCCAAGAACATGAGCAGCGATCTCCCGGTTGAAGGTGTGGTGAGGGTGAGGAAGGTGGAGAAGATCCAGGCTTACAACCTCGTCACCAAGCCATCAGCGACCACAAGCAGGATATCGCCGATAACAGGTCAGGCCGAAAGCATGGCCGTCACCGTTGTTCGGGTTGGAGCTGTGGCTGGAAAACCAGACGACATCGTCCCAGTGGCTAGAATGAACAACTAA